A window from Pseudomonas alloputida encodes these proteins:
- a CDS encoding RluA family pseudouridine synthase — MPLSNVQILFEDAAILVINKPTLLLSVPGRAEDNKDCLITRLQENGYPDALIVHRLDWETSGIILLARDADSHRELSRQFHDRETEKAYTALCWGQPALDSGSIDLPLRYDPPTKPRHVVDHEQGKHALTFWRIVERCGDHCRVELTPITGRSHQLRVHMLSIGHPLLGDRLYANPQALAAHERLCLHASMLSFTHPVSGQRLKFECPAPF, encoded by the coding sequence ATGCCGCTGTCGAATGTCCAGATCCTCTTCGAAGACGCCGCCATCCTGGTGATCAACAAACCGACCCTGCTGCTGTCGGTACCTGGCCGTGCCGAGGACAACAAGGACTGCCTGATCACCCGTCTGCAGGAAAACGGCTACCCCGATGCGCTGATCGTGCACCGTCTGGACTGGGAAACCTCCGGCATCATCCTGCTGGCCCGCGATGCCGACAGCCACCGCGAGCTGTCGCGCCAGTTCCACGACCGTGAAACCGAAAAAGCCTACACCGCACTGTGCTGGGGCCAGCCGGCGCTGGACAGCGGCAGCATCGACCTGCCACTGCGCTACGACCCACCGACCAAACCACGGCATGTGGTGGACCACGAGCAGGGCAAGCACGCCCTGACCTTCTGGCGTATCGTGGAACGCTGCGGCGATCACTGTCGGGTGGAGCTGACGCCGATTACCGGGCGTTCGCACCAGCTGCGCGTGCACATGCTGTCGATCGGGCACCCGCTGCTGGGTGATCGCCTGTACGCCAACCCGCAAGCCCTGGCGGCCCATGAGCGGCTGTGCCTGCATGCCTCGATGCTGAGCTTTACCCACCCGGTGTCCGGGCAGCGGTTGAAGTTCGAGTGCCCTGCGCCGTTCTGA